In Rheinheimera sp. MM224, one DNA window encodes the following:
- a CDS encoding GH36-type glycosyl hydrolase domain-containing protein: MKKLMQATENGQRYELYSATAMPQAAGFLWNKVMMIQQNCRGYATAQFMQPEPAKYAHAPNLEAKTFMQPEQPYYAHHPGRFVYIKDENSGEIWSVPYEPVRKEAQNFVFSAGQSDIRWQLTLDSGLTVEWLLTLTPDQPLELWQLTVRNDSNQNRSLSLYPYFPVGYMSWMNQSGRYDADLKAIICSSVTPYQKYPDYFKNKFLKDKTFLLAERTPDFWEVNQQHFEGQGGLHAPSAVQQPFLACGDSDYETPACVMQYRVSLATGQTEQYRFVFGPAYDKAEVAQIRQQVFGTPESFAQIQQAYAAYVAQAVPCLEIDTPDQELNNYVNHWLARQVYYHGDVNRLTTDPQTRNYLQDNMGMSYLAPAVARQAFLTALSQQHLSGEMPDGILLHKDAELKYINQVPHTDQCVWLPVCISAYLAETNDYALLSEKVAYKDSAELHTVAEHIHRAMGWLWLKKDERCLSYIEQGDWCDPMNMVGYKGKGVSGWLSLAAAYALNVWAQICRDLNFDEQAALYQQQASEFNAAVNKYLWDGNWYGRGITDDNVVFGISKDTEGRIYLNPQSWALLSGAANSEQQQQLLKAVEQQLHTPYGPQMLAPAYTAMREDVGRVTQKYPGSAENGSVYNHAAAFYLFALYQVNQADKAYQVLKQMLPSDDPQDQLQRGQLPVFIPNYYRGAYQTLPRTAGRSSQLFNTGTVHWVYRCLVEGLFGVKGDQQGLTLAPQLPASWNKASVLRRFRGADFYIRFERVADVKAPTLWLDGKLQAELAVRNITAGQSYQLLVQLPL, translated from the coding sequence ATGAAGAAGTTGATGCAAGCCACAGAAAACGGCCAGCGTTATGAATTGTACAGCGCCACTGCGATGCCACAGGCTGCGGGCTTTTTATGGAACAAGGTCATGATGATCCAGCAAAACTGCCGTGGTTATGCCACAGCGCAGTTTATGCAGCCAGAGCCAGCCAAATATGCCCATGCGCCGAACTTAGAAGCTAAAACTTTTATGCAGCCGGAGCAGCCGTATTACGCTCATCATCCGGGCCGTTTTGTGTATATCAAAGATGAAAACAGCGGTGAAATCTGGTCTGTGCCTTACGAGCCGGTACGCAAAGAAGCCCAAAACTTTGTGTTTTCAGCTGGCCAGTCGGATATCCGCTGGCAGTTGACGCTGGACTCCGGTTTAACTGTGGAATGGTTGTTAACCTTAACACCGGATCAACCGCTGGAGTTATGGCAGCTGACGGTACGCAACGATTCAAATCAGAACCGTTCTTTAAGCCTGTATCCGTATTTCCCGGTCGGTTATATGTCCTGGATGAACCAGTCTGGCCGTTATGATGCCGATTTAAAAGCTATTATCTGCTCATCAGTGACGCCTTATCAAAAGTACCCGGATTACTTTAAAAACAAATTCTTAAAAGACAAAACCTTCTTGTTGGCCGAGCGCACTCCGGATTTCTGGGAAGTGAACCAGCAACACTTCGAAGGGCAGGGCGGTTTACATGCACCTTCTGCAGTGCAGCAGCCGTTTTTAGCTTGTGGTGATTCGGATTACGAAACGCCAGCTTGTGTGATGCAATACAGAGTGTCTTTAGCAACAGGCCAAACAGAGCAGTATCGTTTTGTGTTTGGTCCTGCTTATGACAAAGCTGAAGTTGCGCAAATTCGTCAGCAAGTGTTTGGCACGCCAGAGAGCTTTGCTCAAATTCAACAGGCTTATGCGGCTTATGTAGCCCAGGCAGTGCCTTGTCTGGAAATAGACACGCCGGACCAGGAGCTGAATAACTATGTCAACCACTGGCTGGCGCGTCAGGTGTATTACCATGGCGACGTGAACCGTTTAACCACAGATCCACAAACCCGTAATTATTTGCAGGATAATATGGGCATGAGCTATCTGGCTCCTGCTGTGGCACGTCAGGCCTTTTTAACTGCTTTATCGCAGCAGCATCTGTCGGGTGAAATGCCGGACGGTATCTTGTTGCACAAAGACGCCGAACTGAAATACATCAATCAGGTGCCTCATACCGACCAATGTGTCTGGTTACCTGTCTGTATCAGTGCTTATCTGGCTGAAACCAATGATTACGCGCTTTTAAGCGAAAAAGTAGCCTATAAAGATTCTGCCGAGCTGCACACTGTGGCTGAGCATATCCACCGCGCTATGGGCTGGTTATGGCTGAAAAAAGACGAACGTTGCTTAAGTTATATTGAGCAGGGCGACTGGTGTGACCCAATGAATATGGTGGGTTACAAAGGCAAAGGTGTATCGGGTTGGCTGAGCTTAGCAGCAGCTTATGCACTGAATGTTTGGGCGCAAATTTGCCGTGATTTAAATTTTGACGAACAAGCCGCTTTGTATCAGCAACAGGCTAGTGAATTTAATGCCGCCGTAAATAAGTATTTATGGGATGGCAACTGGTATGGCCGTGGTATTACAGACGATAACGTGGTGTTTGGTATCAGCAAAGATACCGAAGGCCGTATTTATCTGAACCCACAAAGCTGGGCTTTATTGAGCGGCGCTGCCAACAGCGAACAACAGCAGCAACTGTTAAAAGCCGTAGAGCAGCAATTGCATACGCCTTATGGCCCGCAAATGCTGGCGCCTGCTTACACAGCCATGCGTGAAGACGTAGGCCGTGTTACCCAGAAATACCCGGGTTCAGCAGAAAACGGCTCTGTGTATAACCATGCTGCGGCTTTTTATCTGTTTGCTTTGTATCAGGTGAATCAAGCCGACAAAGCCTATCAGGTATTAAAACAAATGCTGCCGTCGGACGATCCACAGGATCAGTTACAACGGGGTCAGTTGCCGGTATTTATTCCAAATTATTACCGTGGCGCTTACCAGACTTTACCGCGCACTGCAGGTCGCTCCAGCCAGCTGTTTAATACAGGCACAGTGCACTGGGTGTATCGTTGTTTAGTCGAAGGTTTGTTTGGCGTGAAAGGCGACCAACAAGGTTTAACTTTGGCACCTCAACTGCCAGCCAGTTGGAATAAAGCCTCAGTGTTACGCCGTTTCCGTGGCGCAGACTTCTATATCCGTTTTGAACGTGTTGCTGATGTCAAAGCGCCAACACTCTGGCTGGACGGTAAGCTGCAGGCGGAGTTGGCGGTACGCAATATCACAGCAGGCCAAAGTTACCAGTTGCTGGTGCAATTGCCGCTTTAA
- a CDS encoding helix-turn-helix domain-containing protein produces the protein MNTIESKTKRTAVVFPKHKKVLSILGENLTLAMKRRGITQEMMHSRTGLSKPTLRKILKGDPSVSLGHYVNVLACLGLVDDLTKVAFDDELGRKLQDIQLLNKK, from the coding sequence ATGAATACTATCGAATCAAAAACAAAGCGCACCGCTGTCGTTTTTCCAAAACACAAAAAGGTGTTAAGCATCTTGGGTGAAAACTTAACGCTGGCGATGAAGCGGCGCGGCATTACCCAAGAGATGATGCACAGCAGAACAGGCTTATCTAAACCGACGCTAAGAAAAATATTAAAGGGTGATCCTTCCGTTTCGCTTGGCCACTACGTCAACGTATTAGCCTGCCTCGGCCTGGTGGACGACCTAACTAAAGTTGCATTTGATGACGAGCTGGGAAGAAAGCTACAAGACATCCAATTGCTCAATAAAAAATAA
- a CDS encoding RHS domain-containing protein, producing the protein MESAGSAQYRYNAMGQRVYKKAGSVETRFIYSPSGHLLAEGTTKQYIYFNSQVVAYIQNNQLYFVHNDHLGRPEVITNALRNVVWRAKLEAFDQWTVDQLNKEYRDCSCAK; encoded by the coding sequence ATGGAATCAGCAGGCTCTGCCCAGTACAGATACAACGCGATGGGCCAGCGTGTATATAAAAAAGCCGGTAGTGTTGAAACAAGGTTTATTTACAGCCCAAGCGGTCACTTGCTGGCCGAAGGCACCACTAAACAATACATTTATTTTAATAGCCAGGTGGTGGCTTATATTCAAAACAACCAGCTGTATTTTGTGCACAACGACCATTTAGGCAGGCCGGAAGTCATCACTAATGCGCTGAGAAATGTGGTGTGGCGTGCGAAGCTGGAGGCGTTTGACCAATGGACTGTAGACCAATTAAATAAAGAATACAGAGACTGTAGCTGTGCGAAATAA
- a CDS encoding LacI family DNA-binding transcriptional regulator produces MNKKPNLKDVAKVAGVSAITVSRVLSNPDKVSEKLRSKVEQAVHEIGYIRNHAASALASRRSGVIAVIIPSLSNIVFNDVLQGIYSAVKQHHLQVVLGDCHYSPLEEEKLIATLLSQSPEGFILTGTDQTDYARKLLQQSGIPIVQLMELSDCPIDMNIGFSHFNAGVDITNHLLQKGYRKLGFLGARMDTRTQQRLAGFKKAIADFKQPCQSYVVTTTQSSSIRLGGQLLQAVMAESQGQCDAIFCCNDDLALGALFETKRMNLKVPADIAICGFNDLEASALVEPAITSVASPRFEMGQQAVELLMTASGQDKTHKPPIDVGYRIVERAST; encoded by the coding sequence ATGAATAAAAAACCTAACCTGAAAGATGTTGCAAAAGTAGCAGGTGTCAGCGCAATTACCGTGTCCCGCGTGCTTAGCAATCCTGATAAAGTATCAGAAAAACTGCGGTCAAAAGTTGAACAGGCTGTACATGAAATTGGTTATATTCGTAACCATGCTGCCAGTGCTTTGGCTTCCCGTCGTTCAGGTGTGATAGCGGTTATCATTCCATCATTATCTAACATAGTTTTTAATGATGTGCTGCAGGGTATTTATAGTGCTGTGAAACAACATCATCTTCAGGTGGTATTGGGGGATTGCCATTATTCGCCACTGGAAGAAGAAAAACTGATCGCTACTTTACTGAGTCAGTCGCCTGAAGGTTTTATCTTAACCGGCACAGATCAAACCGATTACGCCCGTAAATTGCTGCAGCAATCCGGTATTCCGATAGTGCAGCTGATGGAACTCAGCGACTGCCCTATTGATATGAATATTGGCTTCTCGCATTTTAATGCAGGCGTGGATATCACCAACCATTTACTGCAAAAAGGCTATCGTAAACTGGGCTTTTTGGGTGCCCGCATGGATACCCGTACTCAGCAACGTTTAGCTGGTTTTAAAAAGGCGATAGCGGATTTTAAACAGCCTTGTCAGAGTTATGTGGTCACGACAACTCAGTCTTCATCGATACGTTTAGGTGGTCAGTTATTGCAGGCTGTGATGGCAGAATCTCAAGGTCAGTGTGATGCGATATTCTGCTGTAACGACGATTTGGCATTGGGTGCTTTGTTTGAAACCAAGCGGATGAACCTGAAAGTACCAGCAGATATTGCCATTTGTGGTTTTAACGATTTAGAAGCTTCAGCTTTGGTCGAACCTGCCATTACCAGCGTCGCCTCACCTCGTTTTGAGATGGGTCAGCAAGCGGTTGAATTACTGATGACAGCTTCAGGTCAGGACAAAACCCATAAGCCACCTATAGATGTGGGTTATCGCATAGTGGAAAGGGCTTCGACTTAG
- the hsdR gene encoding type I restriction-modification system endonuclease, with translation MGSNFSNFDFLKHHDELLLRLAQTAELCFVPDPNTTLVKMRQLGEELAKNIAARVGVVFGKDIKQIDLLRDLDYALKLDPRIKDAFHTVRKLGNDANHDITSSNHRDALQSLQIGHALSVWYHQLYGGETAKGFKPAPFIKPKDPSDEVRILEERMIELERQQQVACERLAAAEALKQLERQKAEAELKRAEQMAADSKVWEEMATEQEAKLNEYRAKMAAANLQLFATFKAKDQKAQQQEIKRVEKLPFHLDEAETRIIIDKQLNEAGWKADTVNLKFSKGARPVANENRAIAEWPTASGPADYVLFMGFTPVAVVEAKKSAKNVYGSIDQAKRYAKGLETKNAFTIETSWGDFKVPLTFATNGRPYLKQLEQESGIWFLDIRDNANRRKALKGWYSPAEIKLFLKQTPEQAEQKLDAMAFNYDLKLRDYQVNAIKAVEQSIKDGKDRALVAMATGTGKTKTCIALVYRLLKSERFRRILFLVDRSALGEQATNDFKEVRLEHLQTFADTFDLMGLKDIKPDDSTKVHVATVQGLVQRILYTSDNDTKPGVGQYDCIVVDECHRGYLLDRELSDTEIVFRDQKDYQSKYRSVIDYFDAFKIGLTATPALHTVDIFGEPVFSYSYTEAVVDGHLNDHLPPVRIHTKLAEQGIHYEVNEEVKVYDVVNNDIKIYNTPDELDFDVAEFNRKVMAPNFTKVVTKWLIESDAINPYSDAKTLVFCVTDKHADEVVEAFKQACEDYLGEVDDDAIQKITGASDKPLEKIRLYKNDRLPNIAVTVDLLTTGIDVPKICNLVFLRRVNSRILFEQMLGRATRLCPEIGKGPFRIYDAVDIYKQLENVNTMKPVVTNVNIDFAALEHEMANSHSEDLQALAKNQFIAKLQVKRRHLSPEQHSKFETIAGQPPEQFIKELKAMPPAQVAEWFTKHPGLGELLDERIKGGSGGNPLYISDHEDEVTNITTGYGEGQKPEDYLRAFNDFINANSNRLLAIQTVVQAPWQLTRQNLKELAVLLEQNKFREQDLQVAWHEVKKEDIAARIIGFIRQAAIGEALIPFEQRVDAALQHILASQTWKTPQIEWLNTIAKQMKATTIVDEAALDQGLFQHIGGTKRANKLFEQPVTNVLQMFNKALWQSDISKSA, from the coding sequence ATGGGAAGCAATTTTAGTAACTTCGATTTCCTCAAACATCACGACGAATTGCTGCTGCGCTTAGCGCAAACAGCCGAGTTATGTTTTGTTCCAGACCCGAATACCACCCTGGTCAAAATGCGTCAGTTAGGTGAGGAATTAGCGAAGAATATTGCGGCTCGTGTAGGTGTTGTATTTGGCAAAGACATTAAGCAAATCGATTTACTACGTGATCTAGATTATGCCCTAAAGCTTGACCCTCGTATCAAAGATGCTTTTCATACCGTGCGTAAATTAGGTAACGATGCCAACCACGACATCACGTCGAGCAACCATCGAGACGCTCTGCAGTCGCTGCAAATTGGTCATGCTTTGAGTGTTTGGTATCACCAACTTTATGGTGGAGAAACTGCAAAAGGGTTCAAGCCAGCGCCCTTTATTAAACCAAAAGATCCTTCCGATGAAGTTCGAATTCTTGAAGAGAGAATGATCGAGCTTGAGCGTCAGCAGCAAGTAGCTTGTGAGCGCCTTGCAGCAGCCGAAGCACTAAAACAGCTAGAACGACAAAAAGCTGAAGCAGAGCTCAAACGTGCAGAACAAATGGCGGCTGACAGTAAAGTTTGGGAGGAGATGGCAACAGAGCAAGAAGCTAAACTCAATGAATACAGAGCTAAAATGGCCGCGGCCAATCTTCAGTTGTTTGCCACGTTCAAAGCCAAAGATCAAAAAGCCCAGCAGCAAGAAATTAAGCGGGTCGAGAAACTACCTTTCCATTTAGATGAAGCTGAAACCCGCATCATTATTGATAAGCAGCTGAATGAAGCTGGTTGGAAAGCCGATACCGTCAACTTAAAGTTCTCAAAAGGGGCGCGCCCCGTTGCGAATGAAAACAGAGCAATCGCCGAATGGCCCACAGCCTCTGGCCCTGCCGATTATGTGTTGTTTATGGGGTTTACCCCGGTTGCGGTGGTGGAAGCCAAAAAAAGCGCCAAAAACGTCTATGGTTCTATCGATCAAGCGAAACGTTATGCCAAAGGCTTGGAAACCAAAAATGCATTCACTATAGAAACCAGTTGGGGCGACTTCAAAGTCCCACTGACGTTTGCAACAAATGGTCGTCCATACCTGAAGCAACTCGAACAAGAGAGTGGTATCTGGTTCTTAGATATTCGCGACAATGCCAATCGTCGTAAAGCCCTCAAAGGCTGGTATTCACCTGCTGAAATTAAACTGTTTTTGAAGCAAACTCCTGAGCAAGCAGAACAAAAGCTTGATGCCATGGCCTTTAATTACGACTTAAAGCTACGAGACTACCAAGTCAACGCCATTAAGGCGGTCGAGCAAAGTATTAAAGACGGCAAAGATCGTGCGCTGGTTGCGATGGCCACAGGGACCGGTAAAACTAAAACCTGTATTGCCTTGGTGTATCGTCTGCTTAAATCGGAGCGGTTTCGCCGCATTTTGTTTTTGGTTGACCGCTCTGCGCTGGGTGAACAAGCAACCAATGATTTTAAAGAAGTGCGCTTAGAGCACCTACAAACCTTCGCCGACACTTTTGATTTGATGGGCCTAAAAGACATCAAACCAGACGATAGCACCAAAGTGCATGTTGCCACTGTGCAAGGTTTGGTGCAGCGCATTTTATACACCTCAGATAACGACACTAAACCTGGTGTTGGCCAATACGACTGTATTGTGGTTGATGAATGTCACCGCGGTTATTTACTCGACCGAGAGCTCAGTGATACAGAAATTGTATTCCGCGACCAAAAAGACTACCAGTCCAAATACCGCTCGGTGATTGATTATTTTGATGCCTTTAAAATTGGTTTAACGGCAACGCCAGCACTGCATACAGTCGATATCTTTGGTGAGCCGGTGTTTAGTTACAGCTATACCGAAGCTGTGGTTGATGGACACTTAAATGACCATTTACCACCAGTACGAATTCACACCAAGCTTGCCGAGCAGGGCATTCACTACGAAGTGAACGAAGAAGTGAAGGTGTACGATGTCGTAAATAACGATATCAAAATTTATAACACGCCAGATGAGCTCGATTTTGATGTGGCGGAATTTAACCGCAAGGTTATGGCGCCAAACTTTACCAAAGTGGTGACCAAATGGCTGATTGAAAGCGATGCAATCAATCCATACTCCGATGCCAAAACATTGGTGTTTTGCGTCACCGATAAGCACGCCGATGAAGTGGTTGAAGCTTTTAAGCAAGCTTGTGAGGACTACCTCGGTGAAGTAGACGATGACGCCATTCAGAAAATTACCGGCGCATCCGACAAACCGCTTGAGAAAATTCGTCTCTATAAAAATGACCGTTTACCCAATATTGCTGTAACTGTCGATTTGCTGACCACCGGCATCGACGTGCCAAAAATTTGTAATCTGGTGTTTTTACGCCGCGTAAACAGTCGGATTTTATTCGAGCAAATGTTAGGCCGCGCCACGCGTTTGTGCCCGGAAATTGGCAAAGGCCCGTTTCGAATTTACGATGCTGTCGATATTTACAAACAACTGGAAAACGTCAACACCATGAAGCCGGTGGTGACCAATGTAAATATCGATTTCGCTGCACTCGAACATGAAATGGCAAACAGCCACAGCGAAGATTTACAAGCGCTGGCCAAAAACCAATTTATTGCCAAGTTACAAGTCAAACGGCGCCATTTAAGCCCTGAGCAACACAGCAAATTTGAAACCATTGCCGGGCAACCGCCGGAGCAATTCATCAAAGAATTAAAAGCCATGCCACCAGCGCAAGTTGCTGAGTGGTTTACCAAGCATCCAGGTCTAGGTGAGTTGTTAGACGAGCGTATCAAAGGCGGTAGTGGCGGCAATCCGCTCTATATTTCTGACCATGAAGATGAAGTAACCAACATCACCACCGGTTACGGCGAAGGTCAAAAACCTGAAGATTACTTGCGCGCTTTTAATGATTTTATTAATGCCAATAGCAACCGCTTGCTCGCAATTCAAACAGTGGTGCAAGCCCCTTGGCAATTAACTCGGCAAAACCTCAAAGAACTGGCGGTATTGCTTGAACAAAATAAATTTAGAGAACAAGATCTGCAGGTTGCTTGGCATGAAGTAAAAAAAGAAGATATTGCCGCCCGCATTATTGGCTTTATACGCCAAGCCGCGATCGGTGAGGCGTTAATTCCATTCGAACAACGAGTGGATGCAGCGCTGCAGCATATTCTGGCAAGCCAAACGTGGAAAACACCACAAATTGAATGGCTGAACACTATTGCCAAACAAATGAAAGCCACAACCATTGTGGATGAAGCTGCTTTAGACCAAGGCCTGTTTCAACATATAGGCGGCACTAAACGCGCCAACAAGCTCTTTGAACAACCGGTGACGAATGTGCTGCAGATGTTCAACAAAGCCCTTTGGCAAAGTGATATTAGTAAATCCGCATAA
- a CDS encoding MFS transporter, which produces MTTETAVPQDRLKLREKLGYGVGDMGFNFYWANISAFLLIFYTDVFGISAAAAGTMMLITKIIDAFTDPMMGAIADRTKTRMGKFRPYLLWLALPLAGAGVLTYSTPDLGPGGKLVWAYCTYSLLMLTYTAINIPYSALSGVMTRNSQDRTTLVSFRFIGGFTGGILVTYLTPKLVVLLGQGDEILGWQLTMGVFGIAAALLFLFTFASTKERIQPVSETNNAVKQDLLDLKNNKPWLVLFSLALIIMITITMRASSGTYYFKYYVMRPELVGEFLSSYMLALALGAASTPLMTKFMDKKPLMMLLMSLAGLFSISLFFVPADQVGLIFAINLAIGFVLGPKSPLAFSMYADTADYNEWRTGRRATAMTFSAATFSQKLGGAIASAVIGWLLALIGYVANTEQSAGSQMGILLMVSVIPGLVAFLAAFVMRFYHLDEKQLLTIQQELDQRKTAPSQPLNQGAAVVGVSE; this is translated from the coding sequence GTGACAACAGAAACTGCGGTACCTCAAGACAGGCTAAAGCTGCGCGAAAAGCTCGGTTACGGCGTGGGTGATATGGGCTTTAACTTTTATTGGGCCAATATCTCTGCCTTTTTATTGATTTTCTATACAGATGTGTTTGGTATCTCAGCTGCTGCTGCCGGCACCATGATGCTGATCACTAAAATCATCGATGCTTTTACCGATCCTATGATGGGCGCTATAGCGGACAGAACCAAAACCCGGATGGGCAAATTCAGACCTTATTTATTGTGGTTGGCTTTGCCTTTAGCTGGTGCTGGTGTATTAACCTACAGCACACCGGACTTAGGTCCTGGCGGTAAGCTGGTATGGGCGTATTGTACGTACAGCCTGCTGATGCTGACTTATACAGCAATCAACATTCCTTATTCCGCCTTGTCTGGTGTGATGACCCGCAATAGCCAGGACAGAACCACTTTAGTCAGCTTCCGTTTTATCGGCGGTTTTACTGGCGGTATTCTGGTGACTTATTTAACCCCTAAATTGGTGGTGTTATTAGGCCAGGGCGATGAAATCTTAGGCTGGCAGCTGACCATGGGCGTCTTTGGTATAGCTGCTGCTTTGCTGTTTTTATTTACTTTTGCCAGTACCAAAGAGCGTATTCAGCCTGTTAGTGAAACCAACAATGCCGTGAAACAGGATTTGCTCGATTTAAAAAACAACAAACCCTGGCTGGTGCTGTTTAGTCTGGCGCTGATCATTATGATCACTATCACCATGCGCGCCAGCAGTGGCACTTATTACTTTAAATATTATGTAATGCGGCCTGAGCTGGTCGGCGAGTTTTTATCCTCTTACATGCTGGCTTTGGCTTTAGGCGCGGCATCTACGCCTTTAATGACGAAGTTTATGGATAAAAAACCATTGATGATGTTGTTAATGAGCCTGGCCGGATTATTTTCTATCAGCCTGTTTTTTGTGCCAGCTGATCAGGTGGGTTTAATTTTTGCCATCAACCTGGCTATAGGTTTTGTATTGGGGCCTAAATCTCCACTGGCTTTTTCTATGTATGCCGACACCGCAGATTACAACGAATGGCGCACTGGCCGTCGTGCCACAGCTATGACCTTTTCAGCCGCTACCTTTTCACAAAAACTCGGCGGTGCTATTGCCTCCGCTGTGATTGGCTGGTTATTGGCATTAATAGGTTATGTCGCCAACACTGAACAAAGTGCGGGCTCACAAATGGGTATTTTGTTAATGGTGTCGGTGATCCCTGGCTTAGTGGCCTTTTTGGCCGCTTTTGTCATGCGCTTTTACCATTTAGATGAAAAACAATTGCTGACCATTCAACAGGAATTGGACCAGCGTAAAACAGCACCTTCGCAGCCTTTAAACCAAGGGGCAGCAGTAGTCGGAGTGTCGGAGTAA
- a CDS encoding Gfo/Idh/MocA family protein translates to MIRIGLLGAARIADRAIIQPAALRSDVVIAAVAASNLEKAQAFAQQFDIELALGSYDELLARDDIDLIYNALPPSLHAEWSIKALLLGKHVLCEKPFAMDVEEAKAMVAAADASGRLLIEGYHYRFHPVFAEVERLVASGELGTIHTVRSNFSVRIAETPGSLRHNVPLGGGALMDLGCYPLHWLRTLYGSTPEILWADAICPKPQLDSSFELRMQFPNGPLCYVGCSMSEHLNRQHDAYLCLEGDKAQLEVFNLVAPHQGHHLRLTKYGEAHDYQMNGDSTYDHQLAHVVACIKGETKPLTGGRDAIEQMQLIDDAYKTAGLLPRGLCR, encoded by the coding sequence ATGATCCGTATAGGTTTATTAGGTGCAGCACGCATTGCCGATCGGGCTATTATTCAGCCTGCTGCCTTGCGCTCTGATGTAGTCATTGCAGCAGTGGCTGCATCGAATCTTGAAAAAGCTCAGGCTTTTGCCCAGCAGTTTGATATAGAACTGGCTTTAGGCAGTTATGACGAGCTACTGGCCCGTGATGATATAGACCTGATTTACAACGCTTTACCACCTTCTTTGCATGCAGAGTGGTCCATCAAAGCTCTGCTGCTTGGCAAACACGTCTTGTGTGAAAAGCCTTTTGCAATGGATGTGGAAGAAGCCAAAGCTATGGTGGCGGCGGCTGATGCCAGTGGCCGTTTACTGATTGAAGGCTATCACTACCGCTTTCATCCGGTGTTTGCGGAAGTAGAGCGGTTAGTCGCCAGCGGCGAGCTCGGCACTATTCACACAGTGCGCAGCAATTTTTCGGTGCGTATTGCCGAAACACCAGGTTCTTTGCGTCATAACGTACCTTTAGGTGGTGGCGCTTTAATGGATTTAGGCTGCTACCCACTGCACTGGTTACGCACTTTATATGGCAGCACACCAGAGATTTTATGGGCCGACGCCATTTGCCCTAAACCTCAACTCGACAGCAGCTTCGAGCTTCGTATGCAGTTCCCAAACGGCCCGCTTTGTTATGTCGGCTGCTCGATGAGCGAACATTTAAACCGCCAACACGACGCTTATTTGTGCCTCGAAGGCGACAAAGCCCAACTGGAAGTCTTTAACCTGGTTGCCCCACATCAGGGCCACCACTTACGACTCACCAAATACGGCGAAGCCCACGACTATCAAATGAACGGCGACTCCACCTACGACCACCAACTAGCTCACGTAGTCGCCTGCATCAAAGGCGAAACCAAACCGCTGACAGGTGGCCGTGATGCCATAGAGCAGATGCAACTGATTGATGATGCGTATAAAACTGCGGGCTTATTGCCGCGGGGGCTTTGTAGGTAG
- a CDS encoding gluconokinase, producing MQQDLTAQKQASSTTKNQSLIIMGVAGSGKSTLALRLAEQLGWHYLEGDDFHSLEAKQMMASGTPITSEMRDQWVGRLCAALQECAAKQLPVVLSYSGLIRQHRERIRQAASNPQFIYLQGSVELLAQRLAQRQNHFMPVSMLQSQLATMESVEQEADVLCLDISQSVNELMLQVILKIEQRL from the coding sequence ATGCAACAGGATCTAACAGCTCAGAAGCAGGCAAGCAGTACAACAAAAAACCAAAGTCTGATCATTATGGGTGTAGCCGGTAGCGGCAAATCTACGCTGGCTTTGCGCCTTGCAGAGCAGCTGGGCTGGCATTATCTCGAAGGTGATGATTTCCATAGCCTTGAAGCCAAACAAATGATGGCATCAGGCACTCCTATTACCAGTGAGATGCGTGACCAATGGGTCGGCCGTTTATGTGCTGCACTACAAGAGTGCGCAGCCAAACAACTCCCCGTGGTATTAAGTTACTCAGGTTTAATCCGCCAGCATCGTGAGCGCATTCGTCAGGCGGCTTCCAACCCACAGTTCATTTATTTACAGGGCAGTGTTGAATTACTGGCGCAGCGACTGGCGCAGCGACAAAACCATTTTATGCCTGTGTCTATGCTGCAAAGCCAGCTGGCGACTATGGAATCGGTAGAGCAGGAAGCTGATGTGTTGTGTCTGGATATCAGCCAAAGCGTCAACGAACTGATGCTGCAAGTCATTTTAAAAATAGAACAACGACTATAA